Proteins from one Cryptomeria japonica chromosome 4, Sugi_1.0, whole genome shotgun sequence genomic window:
- the LOC131032059 gene encoding alkylbase DNA glycosidase-like protein mag2: MKTKRPRLSITNNSVTNPHPDHKQEELPNTHEPKITKKSKKTITATAASCTINFPSRKIRNLSVQHKEEAIILDRPTTELKTLSSEDDVVMAIKHLKECDLKLSSVIEMHDTPKFEKCQSAFQSLVRSIVYQQLATKAAASIHNRLVSLCEGENSVIPETISKLSAAEMRKIGISERKASYIHDLASNFMSGVLSDSLIFEMDDASLISSLTAVKGIGVWSVHMFMIFALHRPDVLPVGDLGVRKGFQKLYGLKDLPTPAQMEDLSNSWRPYRSIGSWYMWRIIGTKSPIVSS; encoded by the exons ATGAAAACTAAAAGGCCAAGGCTCTCCATTACTAACAATAGTGTGACAAACCCGCATCCTGATCACAAACAAGAAGAATTACCGAACACCCATGAACCAAAAATCACCAAGAAATCTAAAAAAACCATCACAGCCACTGCAGCATCTTGCACGATCAATTTCCCTTCTAGAAAGATCAGAAATTTATCAGTACAACATAAGGAAGAAGCTATTATTTTGGATCGCCCTACAACAGAGCTTAAGACTTTGTCTTCAGAGGATGATGTTGTCATGGCCATTAAACACCTGAAAGAATGCGACTTGAAATTGAGTTCTGTTATAGAAATGCATGACACCCCCAAGTTTGAGAAATGCCAGAGTGCTTTTCAGTCGCTTGTCAGAAGCATTGTGTATCAACAGCTTGCAACAAAGGCAGCAGCTTCGATACACAACCGCTTGGTTTCTCTTTGTGAG GGGGAGAACAGTGTTATTCCTGAAACTATATCCAAACTTTCAGCAGCAGAAATGCGGAAAATTGGCATATCAGAACGCAAAGCGAGTTACATTCATGACTTGGCATCCAATTTTATGTCTGGAGTCCTTTCAGATTCTCTAATTTTCGAAATGGATGATGCCTCTTTGATATCTTCCCTCACTGCTGTCAAGGGAATTGGGGTCTGGTCTGTGCACATGTTCATGATCTTTGCTTTGCACAGGCCTGATGTATTGCCAGTTGGGGATTTGGGTGTTCGTAAAGGTTTTCAGAAGCTTTATGGACTCAAAGATCTGCCCACTCCTGCTCAGATGGAAGATTTGTCAAATAGCTGGAGACCTTATAGGTCTATAGGATCATGGTACATGTGGAGAATTATTGGAACAAAAAGCCCAATTGTTTCTTCATAA